The Dasypus novemcinctus isolate mDasNov1 chromosome 20, mDasNov1.1.hap2, whole genome shotgun sequence genome includes a region encoding these proteins:
- the NANOG gene encoding homeobox protein NANOG isoform X4, whose protein sequence is MDLLIQDSPDSSTSPKMKLPAAGENSTAEKEDEVPVKKQKSRTVFSQAQLCILNDRFQRQKYLSLQQMQELSHVLNLSYKQVKTWFQNQRMKCKRWQKNVSWSKSSNSMTQKGLAPTEYLGLYSPYPQGCLVNASANLPMWSNQAWNNQAWNNPTWSSHSWNTQTWCTQAWNNQFQNSGEESLQSQIQFQQNYASDLEAILGSIGESHNVIQQAVKYYSTAQTMDLFPSYYCMNGQPEDM, encoded by the exons atgGACCTGCTTATTCAGGATAGCCCTGATTCTTCCACCAGTCCCAAAATGAAACTACCTGCTGCTGGAGAGAACAGTACAGCAGAGAAGGAAGATGAGGTCCCAGTCAAGAAACAAAAGAGCAGGACCGTGTTCTCTCAGGCCCAGCTGTGTATCCTCAATGAccgatttcaaagacagaaatacCTCAGTCTCCAGCAGATGCAAGAACTTTCCCACGTTCTGAACCTCAGCTACAAACAG GTGAAGACCTGGTTCCAGAACCAGAGAATGAAATGTAAGAGGTGGCAGAAAAATGTCAGCTGGTCAAAGAGTAGCAACAGTATGACCCAG aagggCTTAGCACCTACAGAATACCTGGGACTCTACTCTCCCTATCCCCAGGGGTGCTTGGTGAACGCTTCTGCTAACCTTCCAATGTGGAGCAACCAGGCCTGGAACAACCAGGCCTGGAACAACCCGACTTGGAGCAGCCATTCCTGGAACACCCAGACCTGGTGCACCCAAGCCTGGAACAACCAGTTCCAGAACAGTGGAGAGGAATCCCTGCAGTCCCAGATCCAATTCCAGCAAAATTATGCCAGTGATTTGGAGGCCATCTTGGGAAGTATTGGGGAAAGCCATAATGTAATACAACAAGCTGTTAAGTATTATAGTACCGCACAAACCATGGATTTATTCCCAAGTTATTACTGCATGAATGGACAGCCTGAAGATATGTGA
- the NANOG gene encoding homeobox protein NANOG isoform X1 codes for MSVDLASPQSLSCPKSDSRESSPMPEIYKAEENYASLQISSAEVPQSETVSPLPSPMDLLIQDSPDSSTSPKMKLPAAGENSTAEKEDEVPVKKQKSRTVFSQAQLCILNDRFQRQKYLSLQQMQELSHVLNLSYKQVKTWFQNQRMKCKRWQKNVSWSKSSNSMTQKGLAPTEYLGLYSPYPQGCLVNASANLPMWSNQAWNNQAWNNPTWSSHSWNTQTWCTQAWNNQFQNSGEESLQSQIQFQQNYASDLEAILGSIGESHNVIQQAVKYYSTAQTMDLFPSYYCMNGQPEDM; via the exons ATGAGTGTGGATCTAgcttctccccaaagtctgtctTGCCCCAAATCTGATTCCAGGGAGTCTTCACCAATGCCTGAGATTTATAAGGCTGAAGAAAATTATGCATCCTTGCAAATATCATCTGCTGAGGTTCCCCAGTCAGAGACAG tctctcctcttccttctcccatgGACCTGCTTATTCAGGATAGCCCTGATTCTTCCACCAGTCCCAAAATGAAACTACCTGCTGCTGGAGAGAACAGTACAGCAGAGAAGGAAGATGAGGTCCCAGTCAAGAAACAAAAGAGCAGGACCGTGTTCTCTCAGGCCCAGCTGTGTATCCTCAATGAccgatttcaaagacagaaatacCTCAGTCTCCAGCAGATGCAAGAACTTTCCCACGTTCTGAACCTCAGCTACAAACAG GTGAAGACCTGGTTCCAGAACCAGAGAATGAAATGTAAGAGGTGGCAGAAAAATGTCAGCTGGTCAAAGAGTAGCAACAGTATGACCCAG aagggCTTAGCACCTACAGAATACCTGGGACTCTACTCTCCCTATCCCCAGGGGTGCTTGGTGAACGCTTCTGCTAACCTTCCAATGTGGAGCAACCAGGCCTGGAACAACCAGGCCTGGAACAACCCGACTTGGAGCAGCCATTCCTGGAACACCCAGACCTGGTGCACCCAAGCCTGGAACAACCAGTTCCAGAACAGTGGAGAGGAATCCCTGCAGTCCCAGATCCAATTCCAGCAAAATTATGCCAGTGATTTGGAGGCCATCTTGGGAAGTATTGGGGAAAGCCATAATGTAATACAACAAGCTGTTAAGTATTATAGTACCGCACAAACCATGGATTTATTCCCAAGTTATTACTGCATGAATGGACAGCCTGAAGATATGTGA
- the NANOG gene encoding homeobox protein NANOG isoform X3, whose product MPEIYKAEENYASLQISSAEVPQSETVSPLPSPMDLLIQDSPDSSTSPKMKLPAAGENSTAEKEDEVPVKKQKSRTVFSQAQLCILNDRFQRQKYLSLQQMQELSHVLNLSYKQVKTWFQNQRMKCKRWQKNVSWSKSSNSMTQKGLAPTEYLGLYSPYPQGCLVNASANLPMWSNQAWNNQAWNNPTWSSHSWNTQTWCTQAWNNQFQNSGEESLQSQIQFQQNYASDLEAILGSIGESHNVIQQAVKYYSTAQTMDLFPSYYCMNGQPEDM is encoded by the exons ATGCCTGAGATTTATAAGGCTGAAGAAAATTATGCATCCTTGCAAATATCATCTGCTGAGGTTCCCCAGTCAGAGACAG tctctcctcttccttctcccatgGACCTGCTTATTCAGGATAGCCCTGATTCTTCCACCAGTCCCAAAATGAAACTACCTGCTGCTGGAGAGAACAGTACAGCAGAGAAGGAAGATGAGGTCCCAGTCAAGAAACAAAAGAGCAGGACCGTGTTCTCTCAGGCCCAGCTGTGTATCCTCAATGAccgatttcaaagacagaaatacCTCAGTCTCCAGCAGATGCAAGAACTTTCCCACGTTCTGAACCTCAGCTACAAACAG GTGAAGACCTGGTTCCAGAACCAGAGAATGAAATGTAAGAGGTGGCAGAAAAATGTCAGCTGGTCAAAGAGTAGCAACAGTATGACCCAG aagggCTTAGCACCTACAGAATACCTGGGACTCTACTCTCCCTATCCCCAGGGGTGCTTGGTGAACGCTTCTGCTAACCTTCCAATGTGGAGCAACCAGGCCTGGAACAACCAGGCCTGGAACAACCCGACTTGGAGCAGCCATTCCTGGAACACCCAGACCTGGTGCACCCAAGCCTGGAACAACCAGTTCCAGAACAGTGGAGAGGAATCCCTGCAGTCCCAGATCCAATTCCAGCAAAATTATGCCAGTGATTTGGAGGCCATCTTGGGAAGTATTGGGGAAAGCCATAATGTAATACAACAAGCTGTTAAGTATTATAGTACCGCACAAACCATGGATTTATTCCCAAGTTATTACTGCATGAATGGACAGCCTGAAGATATGTGA
- the NANOG gene encoding homeobox protein NANOG isoform X2, which translates to MSVDLASPQSLSCPKSDSRESSPMPEIYKAEENYASLQISSAEVPQSETVSPLPSPMDLLIQDSPDSSTSPKMKLPAAGENSTAEKEDEVPVKKQKSRTVFSQAQLCILNDRFQRQKYLSLQQMQELSHVLNLSYKQVKTWFQNQRMKCKRWQKNVSWSKSSNSMTQGLAPTEYLGLYSPYPQGCLVNASANLPMWSNQAWNNQAWNNPTWSSHSWNTQTWCTQAWNNQFQNSGEESLQSQIQFQQNYASDLEAILGSIGESHNVIQQAVKYYSTAQTMDLFPSYYCMNGQPEDM; encoded by the exons ATGAGTGTGGATCTAgcttctccccaaagtctgtctTGCCCCAAATCTGATTCCAGGGAGTCTTCACCAATGCCTGAGATTTATAAGGCTGAAGAAAATTATGCATCCTTGCAAATATCATCTGCTGAGGTTCCCCAGTCAGAGACAG tctctcctcttccttctcccatgGACCTGCTTATTCAGGATAGCCCTGATTCTTCCACCAGTCCCAAAATGAAACTACCTGCTGCTGGAGAGAACAGTACAGCAGAGAAGGAAGATGAGGTCCCAGTCAAGAAACAAAAGAGCAGGACCGTGTTCTCTCAGGCCCAGCTGTGTATCCTCAATGAccgatttcaaagacagaaatacCTCAGTCTCCAGCAGATGCAAGAACTTTCCCACGTTCTGAACCTCAGCTACAAACAG GTGAAGACCTGGTTCCAGAACCAGAGAATGAAATGTAAGAGGTGGCAGAAAAATGTCAGCTGGTCAAAGAGTAGCAACAGTATGACCCAG ggCTTAGCACCTACAGAATACCTGGGACTCTACTCTCCCTATCCCCAGGGGTGCTTGGTGAACGCTTCTGCTAACCTTCCAATGTGGAGCAACCAGGCCTGGAACAACCAGGCCTGGAACAACCCGACTTGGAGCAGCCATTCCTGGAACACCCAGACCTGGTGCACCCAAGCCTGGAACAACCAGTTCCAGAACAGTGGAGAGGAATCCCTGCAGTCCCAGATCCAATTCCAGCAAAATTATGCCAGTGATTTGGAGGCCATCTTGGGAAGTATTGGGGAAAGCCATAATGTAATACAACAAGCTGTTAAGTATTATAGTACCGCACAAACCATGGATTTATTCCCAAGTTATTACTGCATGAATGGACAGCCTGAAGATATGTGA